The following DNA comes from bacterium.
GGCGATGCGCGACGCGGTGATCGCGGGGCGCAAGGCGTTCCGCGCGGGGCGCATCCCGGAGAAGCTGTACGCGACGGCGTCGAGCCCGCTCGAGGGGCTCGTGCGGTAGCGCCGCACGGCGAGCCGCACGTTGCTTCCAGCCAGGCGGGATGCGCCGCCCGCTGGAGGACGTGCGAGCCACCGCTGCGCTCGCCCTCCTGCCCGTCGCCGGCCCGGTCCCCACCGCGCCCCGCCAGCCCCCTCCGGTTGATCCCGACGCGCCGCTTCTGCCAGGAAGCCCGGATGGCCGAACCCGCCGTCGTCGTCGAGAAGAACGGACACGTCCTCACCGTCACCCTGAACCGCCCCGAGAAGCGCAACGCCATCAACTGCGAGTCGATGTGCCGGCTCTGGGACGCCTGGCACGAGCTCGACCGCGACGACGATCTGCGGGTCGCGATCCTCACCGGCCGCGGCGACACGTTCTGCTCGGGCATGGACCTGTCGGAGATCGGCAAGCTCATGTCCGGCAAGGCGGACAGCCCGTGGATGGAGCGCGTCTTCCAGGACATGCCGATCATCTACGGCGCCTGGCTGAAGACCTACCGGCCCACCAAGCCCGTCATCCTCGCCGCCGAGGGCTTCGCGCGTGCCGGGGGCACGGAGATCCTCCAGGGAACGGACATCCGCGTCGCGGGCGAGAGCGCCGTGTTCGGCGTCACCGAGGTCCAGCGCGGCCTCTTCCCGATGGCCGGCTCCGCGGTGCGGCTGCGCCGCCAGATCGGCTACGCCGTCGCCGCCGAGATGCTCCTGTGCGGCGAGGATCTGCCGGCGAAGCGCGCCTACGAGCTCGGGCTGGTGAACCACCTCGTCCCCGACGGCCAGGCGCTCGCGAAGGCGAAGGAGATCGCCGCGCGCATCGCTCGCAACGGGCCGCTCGCGGTGAAGGCCATCCTCGCCACCCTGCGCGAGACGGAGACCATGCCCGAGGCGGAGGCGTTCGCGATCGAGCAGACGCACGGCATGACGGTGATGGCGTCGGAGGACGCGAAGGAAGGTCCGCGCGCGTTCCTCGAGAAGCGGGCGCCGGCGTTCGAGGGGCGTTAGCCGGAGCGCGCCCGCCGCCGGGCGCGTGGCGAACGACGCACCGCGGGACGCCGGCCGCACGGCCCTCTCCCTTCGGCCGCCGGGTCGGACGGTGGTTCGGCGGCCCTGCCCGCCGACGGCAACCGGCGCGCAGGCGCGCCGCGTGCCGCGGGCCTCGACGGGGCCCGCGGCACGCTCGCACCGATCAGGGTTTCGTCACCGTCACGGTCGACGTCACCACCGTCGTGCCGCGCACGACGGGCGTCGTCAGCTGCGTCGCGACGAGGCCCGCGCCCTTCTTCTTCGGCTGCGCGGTGATCTCGAGGGTCGCGCTGCCCCCGGGCACCACGGGGGTGCTGGTCACACGCAGGTCCTGGGTAGGCAGCACGAAGGGGGGCAACGCGGCGCCGTTCGAGCCGTCGAAGTTCTCGGCCCCCACCACCCACGGGCCCAGCCCGACGGCCGACGGCAGGTTCCCGGGATCATAGGCATAGGTGATGTCCTCCACGCCGTTGACGCCGATCCAGACCTGGAACGTCTTCAGCGACGACGTGCCGAAGGCGTTGAGGCGCCACTCGACCACGAGCCAGGTGCTGACGCCGTCGGTGAGGGTCGAAACGAGCACGCCGGGCGCGCTCGCGCCGTCGAGGTCCGTCCACAGCGGCGCGAGCACGTTGTTGGGCCGCAGCGGGCTCGGGATCACCGGATTGCAGCAATCGTTGTCCGCCGCGGTGCCGCCGCCCACCACGAGGTAGCCGTTCGACGACACCCCGACGGACGAGTAGGTGAGCCCGCCGTACCAGAACGGCGGGGTGTTGAAGTTCACGATCTCCTCGTCGCCGATCGGGATCGGCACGACGCCGAACGCGGAGAGCGGGATGTAGCCGAACAAGGCCCCGGGCGCGATCGACGGCACCCCGGGGCGCAAGCCGGTGAGCGCCAGGACCGCGCTCACCTTCTTCGGCGTGAACGGCAGACCGCCGGCAACGGCCGTGATCTTCAGCTGGCTCGAGACCTGGGTCACGAGGGTCGCGGTCGTATCGATGGTGGTGGCGTTGGTCGCGACCAGCGTGCACGTGACCGGCGTCCCCCCGACCGTGGTGGCCGCGGGCGTGCAGTCGCTCGCGAGCGTCACTCCGCCCTGCTGGGTCGCGAACGCCACCGGCAGGCGCAGCACGGGCCCGCCGTTCTTGTTCGGGGTGAGCACGATCTCGCCGAACTCTTCCGTACCGGCGTTGCGCGACGTGATCGTGACGCGGAACGCTTTCGTCCCGTTCGGCGCGAGCGAGAGCTTCTTCGGCGTCACCGTGATCGAGCTGCCGGCCGGCGCCGTCGTGGTGACCTTGTAGCTCACCTTCTTGCCGGTCGGGTTGGTCGCCGTGCGCATCGTCGTCACCGAGCCCGGCATCGCGGGCACGTTGATCGACGGCAGGTTCAGGTCGATCGCGTGCAGGACGCCGGCGCCGACGTCGGCGAAGCGCGCGGCGGTCTCGTCGAACGTGAGCCGCGTGTCGGTCGCGCGCGCGACGTCGATCCGGCCCGCGCCGCGGGCGAACGGCCCGGCCGGACCGGACAGGTCGGTCTCGAGCATGGTCGGCGTCGCGCTGAGCCGCAGCGCCGAGTGCACCTGCCCCGGCGTCCAGGTCGGATGCGACGCGCGCAGGAGCAGCGCGGCCCCGGCCACGTGCGGGGCCGACATCGAGGTGCCCCGATTCGGACGGAAGTAGGCGCCAGGCGGCCCCCAGCTCGCGCTGTCCGGCGTGGGCGTCTGCCCCGCCACGATGTCGAACCCGGGCGCGGAGACGTCCGGCTTGAGGACCAGGCCGCCCGGGCCGCGTGACGAGAACGTCGCGACGACGTCGGCCGTGCCGTCGACGGGAGTGCCCTGCGTGAAGGTCCCGGTGGCGTCCGGATGCGAGGCCAGGAACGTCAGCAGGGCCGGACCGTCGGCGACGTGGATCGCCGGGAGCCAGTGCGGATCGGTGGCTGCGTTGGTCGCGGGTGCCGGATTCGGATCGTAGAGGATCAACCCGGCCGCGCCGCCCTGCAGAACGCTGAAGCCCTTCAAGACGCGGCTCCCACCCAGCTGGCAGGCCACGATCCTGCCCGTGAAGACGCCCGGCGGCGCCGCCGCGCTGCACGACGGGTCCGAGTACGGCGGGGCGCTCGCGAGCACGACCGGGAGATTCGACGCGAGCCCGGGGGTGAGCGAAGCGCCCGCGAGCGCGAGCGTGTCGCCGCCGGCGCTGAGCGTCAGCGTGGACGCGAAGGTGCGGCGCTGCGTCGACGCCGCCACCGTCGTCAGCCAGGGGCCGTGATGTTCGACCGTGCCCGCCGCAGGCCCGCTGTTGCCCGCGGAGGCGACGACGACGACCCCGGCGGCGTAGGCGTCGAGGAACGCCAGCTCGGTCACGTCGGCGAACGGCTCGCGGCCGCCGCTGATCGAGAAGTTGATCACGTCGACGCCGTCGAGGATGGCGCGCTGGACCGCGGCGGCCGTATCGCTGCTGAAGCACCCGGCGGTACCGCACACCTTGTAGGCGATGACCGCCGCGCCCGGCGCGAGGCCCGAGATCGGACCGCGGGCGATGCCCAGCACGGTCGCATCCACCGGGTTGCCCGCCGCCGTCGAGGCCGTGTGCGTGCCGTGCCCGTTGCTGTCACGCGCGGTCGCGTAGACCTCGGGCGGGTGGCTGGCGTGGTACGCGGCGAGGAACGCGCGCCCACCCACGAGCTTCTGGTTGCACACGAAGGGATCGTTCGCGGGCGTGAGCGGGTTGTCCCCGAAGTCGCACACGAGGGGATCGCCGAGGGTGTCCTTCGGCGGCGCCGGCAGCGCCGGATTGGCCGCGAACGACGGGTGCTCCGGCCACACCCCGGTGTCGAGGCTCGCGAACAGCGTGCCCGCCCCAGCCGTCGCCTGTCCTCCCAGCGCCGTCCACACCGGCGGGGCCGCCAGGAACTCCGGGCTCGAGTCCGTCGTGGGCTGGCGGAGCTCGTCGGCCTGGACGGCGATCACGCCGTCGACGGCGAGCAGATCCTTCACCTCGTTCGCGGGCAGCGTCAGCGCCACGCCGCCGTAGACCACGTCGAGCCGCGTGCCGATCCGCGCGTCGGGCAGACGCGCGCGGATCGCGGCGATGATCGTCGCCTCGCGGGCACGCACGTGCCGCGCGTAGGGGCCGCTCTCGACGGCGCGGCGATCGAGCCGGCGGCGCGTCACGGCGGGGCTGGTCGCCGGCAGGGACGGGAGCTGGCCCGCGTAGCTGGCGATCGGGTCGTAATCGAGCTTCACGACCACGGGGATGCGCGTCGCATCGTCGCGGTCCAGCAGGGCGGGGGCGGTCTGCACGATCCGGCTGGTCGCGGCCCCGGCGCCGCTCACACGCTGCGACGGGGTCAGCGGGGTGGCGGTGAGCGTGCTCGCGCCGGCGTCGGCCGCGGCGGCGAGCATCAGCATCGCGAGGACCCTGGTGATTCTGGCGTACATCTCCACTCCTTCTTCACAGCGTGGACGGGGACCTTCGCGGCCGAGCGCGCACGGCAGGCGTAGGACCCATGTCGAAATGTCGGTGCGCTATATCACGAGGCAGCTTCCCATCTGTATCGCGAAATGAACCCTCCGACGGAGATCGCCCCCGTCCGGGCGCGACCGCCCCCACGATCCGGTGGCCCCGATCTCCGCAGGTGCCGTGCGCTGTCCCCGCGCCCCGTTCGGGCTATCCTCGCCCCGTGCCGGCCGTTCCGTCCCTGCTCCTCGTCACCGACCGCCGCGCCTGCGGCGGGCGCGACCTCGCCGACGTGGTCGCCGCGGCGTGCGACGCCGGGCTCCCGGCCGTGCAGCTGCGCGAGAAGGACCTCTGCGGGCGGGCCTTGTACGTGCTCGCCGAGCGCCTGCGGGCGGTGACCGCGCGCCGGCGGGCGTTGCTCCTCGTGAACGAGCGGATCGACGTCGCGGTCGCGGTCGGCGCCGACGGCGTCCACCTCGGCGCCGGCGCCCTGGCGGTGCCCGACGCCCGCACCCTGCTGCCCGCCGGCGCGCTGGTCGGCGTCTCGACGCACGCGCCGGAAGAGCTCGCGGCGACCGACGCCGACTACGCCGTCTTCGGGCCGGTGTGGGAAACGCCGTCGAAGCGCGCCTTCGGCCCCCCGCAGGGCGTCGCGCGCCTGCGCGCCGCGGTCGCGGCGGCCTGCGTCCCCGTGCTCGCGATCGGCGGCGTGGAGGTCGCCACCGCGGCCACCGCCCGCGCCGCCGGCGCCCGCGGTGTTGCGGTCATTCGCGGCATCCTGGCCGCCGACGATCCTGCGGCGGCCACGCGGGCGCTGCACGCCGCCTGCGCCCCGCCGCCGCGGTAGCGTCCCGAGTCCGAGTGGGATCGCGCCGCCCGGCGAGGCGCGACGACGAGGTATGGGACTCGGGACACTGGACGGCGGCGCCCTCAGGCGTGCGCCTCGTGGTACGCGTCGTCGGCGTTCACCGCCCACAGCGCCGCCTTGTCCGCCGCGGCGCCGACGATGCAGTCGACCGCCGCCCTGGCGGCCAGCATCGAGTGGTCCTGGTTGTTGTAGCGGTGCATGCCGTTGCGGCCGACGGGGAAGAGGTTCGTCCACTCGTCGAGGAAGGCGCGCACGCGGCCGATGCCCTCGTACTCGCCGAAGTAGGCGGGATAGGCCTTGGGCACGCGCACGACGGTGCCGTCGAGCACGTCGTCCTTCGCGATGAGCCCGATGTGCGCGAGCTCGCCCGCCGCGAAGTCGAGGAACGCGGGGTCGGGCATCGCCCACAGCCGGTCGCCTTCGTCGCAGAAGTACTCGAGCCCGAGCCACACCGTGTCGGGGTCGGCGACGAGGTACGGGCTCCAGTTGTTGAAGATCTGCAGGCGTCCGAGGTGCACGTCCGGCTCCTGGACGTAGATCCAGTTGTCCGGCGCCAGGCGCGCGCCCGGTGCGACGCCGCCGCGCATGCGCCGCACGAGCAGCCCGGCGGTCATGAAGTCACGGTACGGCAGCGCCGCGGCGATGCGCGCCACCTCGGCGTCGGCGGGACGCAGCATCGCCGTCAGCTCGGACACGGGCAGCGTCGAGACGACCCAGTCGGCCGCCACGCGGCGTACCGTGCCGGTCGTCTCGTCGCGGACGTCGACCGCCTCGACACGCCGCCGGCGGCCGTGCAGGCCGACCACGCGGTGACGCAGGTGCAGCGTGCCCCCGGCCGCGCCCACTCGCCGCGCCACCTCCTCCCACATCTGCCCGGGGCCGAGCTTCGGATAGAGGAATCGCTCGATGAGGCTCGTCTCGGTGCCGGTCTGGCGCGTGCCATCGCGCGGGCGCAGCGGGGCCGTGAGCGCGTGGCGCAGCGCCCGCGAGATCGACAGCCCCTTGATGCGCTGCGCGCCCCACTCCGCCGAGATCGCCGCGCACGGCACGCCCCAGACCTTCTCCGTGTACGACTTGAAGAAGGTGCGGTACAGGCGCGCGCCGAACCGGTTCACGAAGAAGTCCTCGAGCGTGATCTCCGGCCGGCGCGGCGCGAGCCGCGCGCGCAGGTAGCTCGCACCGACGGCGGCGCTGTAGGCGACGCCGAGGTTGGCGAGCGTCGCCGGCGACAGGCTGAGCGGGTAGTCGAAGAAGCGGCGGCGGTAGTAGATGCGCGAGAGGCGCCGGCGGACGAGAAGGACGCGGTCCGCGTCCGGCGGCGCCGCGACCGCCGGTGCGACGCGGGTGCGACGGCCGTGGTAGGCGAGCTCGACCGCCGTCGCGCCGCCGGCGAGCGGCAGCATCGTCTGCCACCAGCGCATCACCCAGTCGGACTTGGAGAAGAACCGGTGGCCGCCTAGGTCCATGCGGTTGCCGCGGTGGACGATCGTCTTCGAGATGCCGCCGACCTGGGCGTCGGCTTCGAAGACGACGGGCTGCACGTCGGAGCGCTGGAGCAGCTCCCACGCGGCGGTGAGCCCGGCAGGCCCGGCTCCCAGAACGACGGCGGTTCCCGGCATGGACGCGGACGCGGCGACGCGCCCGCAGCGTCGCCTTATGCCCGACGCGACGTCCCCGGGGAAAGCCGCGCGACCAGCACGGGACCTACCAAGCGATCCGTCCCGCTATTTCAGCCCGACGACCATCGAGTCGATGCCCGCCAACGGCTCCGCGTGCACGTCGCGGAAGCCCGCCTCGCGCAGCCAGCCGATGCCGTCGGCGTGCGTGTAGTCGAAGCCCCCGGGGGTTTCGATCAGCATGGTGAGGCTGATCAGCAGACCGCCGACGTTGGCGCGCCGCTCGTCGTCGATCATGGCGTCGTAGACCACGAGGGCGCCGCCCTCGGGGAGCGCGTCGTACGCCTTGCGTACGAGCCGGCGCTTCTCGTCGAGGTCCCAGTCGTGGAGG
Coding sequences within:
- a CDS encoding NAD(P)/FAD-dependent oxidoreductase, which codes for MPGTAVVLGAGPAGLTAAWELLQRSDVQPVVFEADAQVGGISKTIVHRGNRMDLGGHRFFSKSDWVMRWWQTMLPLAGGATAVELAYHGRRTRVAPAVAAPPDADRVLLVRRRLSRIYYRRRFFDYPLSLSPATLANLGVAYSAAVGASYLRARLAPRRPEITLEDFFVNRFGARLYRTFFKSYTEKVWGVPCAAISAEWGAQRIKGLSISRALRHALTAPLRPRDGTRQTGTETSLIERFLYPKLGPGQMWEEVARRVGAAGGTLHLRHRVVGLHGRRRRVEAVDVRDETTGTVRRVAADWVVSTLPVSELTAMLRPADAEVARIAAALPYRDFMTAGLLVRRMRGGVAPGARLAPDNWIYVQEPDVHLGRLQIFNNWSPYLVADPDTVWLGLEYFCDEGDRLWAMPDPAFLDFAAGELAHIGLIAKDDVLDGTVVRVPKAYPAYFGEYEGIGRVRAFLDEWTNLFPVGRNGMHRYNNQDHSMLAARAAVDCIVGAAADKAALWAVNADDAYHEAHA
- a CDS encoding crotonase/enoyl-CoA hydratase family protein; this translates as MAEPAVVVEKNGHVLTVTLNRPEKRNAINCESMCRLWDAWHELDRDDDLRVAILTGRGDTFCSGMDLSEIGKLMSGKADSPWMERVFQDMPIIYGAWLKTYRPTKPVILAAEGFARAGGTEILQGTDIRVAGESAVFGVTEVQRGLFPMAGSAVRLRRQIGYAVAAEMLLCGEDLPAKRAYELGLVNHLVPDGQALAKAKEIAARIARNGPLAVKAILATLRETETMPEAEAFAIEQTHGMTVMASEDAKEGPRAFLEKRAPAFEGR
- the thiE gene encoding thiamine phosphate synthase, with the protein product MSKCRCAISRGSFPSVSRNEPSDGDRPRPGATAPTIRWPRSPQVPCAVPAPRSGYPRPVPAVPSLLLVTDRRACGGRDLADVVAAACDAGLPAVQLREKDLCGRALYVLAERLRAVTARRRALLLVNERIDVAVAVGADGVHLGAGALAVPDARTLLPAGALVGVSTHAPEELAATDADYAVFGPVWETPSKRAFGPPQGVARLRAAVAAACVPVLAIGGVEVATAATARAAGARGVAVIRGILAADDPAAATRALHAACAPPPR
- a CDS encoding S8 family serine peptidase, with protein sequence MLAAAADAGASTLTATPLTPSQRVSGAGAATSRIVQTAPALLDRDDATRIPVVVKLDYDPIASYAGQLPSLPATSPAVTRRRLDRRAVESGPYARHVRAREATIIAAIRARLPDARIGTRLDVVYGGVALTLPANEVKDLLAVDGVIAVQADELRQPTTDSSPEFLAAPPVWTALGGQATAGAGTLFASLDTGVWPEHPSFAANPALPAPPKDTLGDPLVCDFGDNPLTPANDPFVCNQKLVGGRAFLAAYHASHPPEVYATARDSNGHGTHTASTAAGNPVDATVLGIARGPISGLAPGAAVIAYKVCGTAGCFSSDTAAAVQRAILDGVDVINFSISGGREPFADVTELAFLDAYAAGVVVVASAGNSGPAAGTVEHHGPWLTTVAASTQRRTFASTLTLSAGGDTLALAGASLTPGLASNLPVVLASAPPYSDPSCSAAAPPGVFTGRIVACQLGGSRVLKGFSVLQGGAAGLILYDPNPAPATNAATDPHWLPAIHVADGPALLTFLASHPDATGTFTQGTPVDGTADVVATFSSRGPGGLVLKPDVSAPGFDIVAGQTPTPDSASWGPPGAYFRPNRGTSMSAPHVAGAALLLRASHPTWTPGQVHSALRLSATPTMLETDLSGPAGPFARGAGRIDVARATDTRLTFDETAARFADVGAGVLHAIDLNLPSINVPAMPGSVTTMRTATNPTGKKVSYKVTTTAPAGSSITVTPKKLSLAPNGTKAFRVTITSRNAGTEEFGEIVLTPNKNGGPVLRLPVAFATQQGGVTLASDCTPAATTVGGTPVTCTLVATNATTIDTTATLVTQVSSQLKITAVAGGLPFTPKKVSAVLALTGLRPGVPSIAPGALFGYIPLSAFGVVPIPIGDEEIVNFNTPPFWYGGLTYSSVGVSSNGYLVVGGGTAADNDCCNPVIPSPLRPNNVLAPLWTDLDGASAPGVLVSTLTDGVSTWLVVEWRLNAFGTSSLKTFQVWIGVNGVEDITYAYDPGNLPSAVGLGPWVVGAENFDGSNGAALPPFVLPTQDLRVTSTPVVPGGSATLEITAQPKKKGAGLVATQLTTPVVRGTTVVTSTVTVTKP